The stretch of DNA CTGAATATTCAGTAAATTCCATCACCTCCTCAATAACTACTAACTTGCCTATTAATCCATTTGTGCTTCACTTGAATGGTTTTGAAGACCCCATTTTATAATAGGTACACAATACGGGAGTATGTAGGTATGATTATTTTTGTAACTTATATAAAGTAGTTTGAAGGCTTTAATGTTatcttttttaatatttccaaGCTTTGACTGCAGCCATGAGCAGCAATGAGTGCTTCAAGTGTGGACGATCTGGCCACTGGGCCAGGGAATGCCCTACTGGTGGAGGCCGGGGTCGTGGAATGAGAAGCCGTGGCAGAGGTGGTTTTACCTCGGATAGAGGTATTTTTGTCgaataaaaaaattctgaagtATTTAAATATTCGTTAGTATAAAGACTGGTCTAATTAgccaaatttttttgtttttgatcaaAATAGGTTTCCAGtttgtttcctcatctcttcCAGACATCTGTTATCGCTGTGGTGAGTCTGGTCATCTTGCCAAGGATTGTGATCTTCAGGAGGATGGTAAGTATTTAATACTTCAAACCCTTTTACAGTTTGGAGATGTGAGCATGTACTACTGCACAGAGCATTGGGAAAGATTTCCACCTTTGAAGTTTTGCATCATATGTTTGACACATAATACCATAAGGGTTTTATAGTCTTGGTTTGCTTCTTTTCCTTATTGTTGAAGCCTGCTATAACTGCGGCAGAGGTGGCCACATTGCCAAGGACTGCAAGGAGCCCAAGAGAGAGCGAGAGCAATGCTGCTACAACTGTGGCAAACCAGGCCATCTGGCTCGTGACTGTGACCACGCGGATGAGCAGAAGTGCTATTCTTGCGGAGAATTTGGACACATTCAAAAAGACTGCACCAAAGTGAAGTGCTACAGGTGAGTTACCAGAATGTTGCTAACGGGAAACTCATTGCAGATTCTTACAGAGGTGAGTTAGGTGTAAGTGGAAGGACCTTGTGGGTCAGTGCATTCAGGAAAGTTGCTTGTAACCAGAGAACAGTGCCAGCAGCTTATGTTCATGTTAATATGTATTCTGTCATGATAACCTCTGGTTTAAGGCATCTAAATACATGGCACAAGCATGGAacttgtgaaaataaaaaaaaaaaatgagtgttaAAATAACTTGAAGCTTCCAGACAATTTATGAAAAGCTGTATAATGTCATAAATTTTGTGTAACCAGAAATAATTGGTGTTTGAATGTAGCTTgataaattgtacatatttgaagTGTACAATTTGGTAAGTTTTAGGGTATGTGTGTATGAAACCTTAGGTCTTAATTTGCACACGACAGCATCTtggctaatgatttttatttgttaatttttggtactggggtttgaacttagggctttgatctaccacttgagccactctgccagctcatgatttggattttttggatTTGATGTTTATCTCTTAGAGGCAagatttggtgttttgttttgagactgggtctagCTAGGTGGCTTTGAACTTTTacattctcctacctcagcctccctagtgctgggggAATTACAGGAGTGTTTAACCACACCTGGCAGAATTTTTTGTGTATCAAATTCGTCCTTCCTGTTAGTTTATTAATATGAAGGTTTATAGTCTTAACTGGGTGGTGTGGTGGGGtacctgtaaatcctagcactcaggaggttgaggtagatgaattgagttcaagaccagcctgggctacaatagtGAGACATTATCTCCATAAAAAAGATCCATAGTCTTAAAGaaaactgtatttctttctttcttttttttttttttttttgccagtactgggatttgaactcagggccctacaccttgagccactccaccagtccttttttttttttccttttttttctattttcaagatGCAGTCTTGCAGACTGTTTGCCcaagatggctttgaaccacgatcctcctgatttctgcctcctgaatagctaggattacaggcgtgagccactggcatgaggttgaaaaatgtatttcttgtTAATGGCTTTTTATTGCTTCACTAGAATGTTTTACTTGTTCCTAGCACCATTGTaagaactaattttttttttttttttttaaaggtgtggTGAAACTGGTCATGTAGCCATCAATTGCAGCAAGACAAGTGAAGTCAACTGTTACCGCTGTGGCGAGTCAGGGCATCTT from Castor canadensis chromosome 10, mCasCan1.hap1v2, whole genome shotgun sequence encodes:
- the Cnbp gene encoding CCHC-type zinc finger nucleic acid binding protein isoform X1, yielding MSSNECFKCGRSGHWARECPTGGGRGRGMRSRGRGGFTSDRGFQFVSSSLPDICYRCGESGHLAKDCDLQEDEACYNCGRGGHIAKDCKEPKREREQCCYNCGKPGHLARDCDHADEQKCYSCGEFGHIQKDCTKVKCYRCGETGHVAINCSKTSEVNCYRCGESGHLARECTIEATA
- the Cnbp gene encoding CCHC-type zinc finger nucleic acid binding protein isoform X3, yielding MSSNECFKCGRSGHWARECPTGGGRGRGMRSRGRGFQFVSSSLPDICYRCGESGHLAKDCDLQEDEACYNCGRGGHIAKDCKEPKREREQCCYNCGKPGHLARDCDHADEQKCYSCGEFGHIQKDCTKVKCYRCGETGHVAINCSKTSEVNCYRCGESGHLARECTIEATA
- the Cnbp gene encoding CCHC-type zinc finger nucleic acid binding protein isoform X4; amino-acid sequence: MSSNECFKCGRSGHWARECPTGGGRGRGMRSRGRGFQFVSSSLPDICYRCGESGHLAKDCDLQEDACYNCGRGGHIAKDCKEPKREREQCCYNCGKPGHLARDCDHADEQKCYSCGEFGHIQKDCTKVKCYRCGETGHVAINCSKTSEVNCYRCGESGHLARECTIEATA
- the Cnbp gene encoding CCHC-type zinc finger nucleic acid binding protein isoform X2 yields the protein MSSNECFKCGRSGHWARECPTGGGRGRGMRSRGRGGFTSDRGFQFVSSSLPDICYRCGESGHLAKDCDLQEDACYNCGRGGHIAKDCKEPKREREQCCYNCGKPGHLARDCDHADEQKCYSCGEFGHIQKDCTKVKCYRCGETGHVAINCSKTSEVNCYRCGESGHLARECTIEATA